The proteins below are encoded in one region of bacterium:
- a CDS encoding GNAT family N-acetyltransferase translates to MDGVKIRKAKPDDAAAAAPLIYSTGPIQFNLAYGSEARATSLISRLFARRGNISSFQYARMAEKSGKVAGILVLHDRDIIRNAYAQTGAELVRLAGPLFLFYRLPLYLRQGLMDPEPSQNELFVAQVAVVSSFRGQGIGRLLMKEAEDVANMKEYASISLGVSKNNRPAISLYKSLGYSIADVLESPWLKRRFGFAGVYRMVKSIQK, encoded by the coding sequence ATGGATGGCGTTAAAATCAGAAAGGCAAAGCCCGATGACGCCGCAGCGGCTGCACCCTTAATATATTCCACCGGTCCGATACAATTCAACCTTGCTTACGGCTCAGAGGCAAGAGCTACGTCATTAATATCAAGACTATTCGCAAGGCGGGGGAATATTTCGAGCTTTCAATACGCAAGAATGGCAGAAAAATCAGGAAAGGTTGCAGGCATTCTCGTTCTGCACGACAGAGATATAATCCGCAACGCTTATGCGCAAACGGGCGCCGAACTGGTTCGTCTTGCAGGGCCTCTTTTCTTATTCTATCGTCTTCCATTATATCTGCGCCAGGGATTGATGGACCCCGAACCGTCTCAAAACGAACTGTTCGTAGCTCAGGTCGCAGTGGTGTCTTCGTTCAGGGGACAGGGCATAGGCAGGCTTCTCATGAAGGAGGCGGAAGACGTAGCCAACATGAAAGAATACGCAAGCATAAGCCTTGGCGTAAGCAAGAACAACCGGCCTGCCATAAGCCTCTACAAGAGCCTGGGATACTCCATTGCCGATGTCCTGGAATCGCCGTGGCTGAAAAGACGGTTCGGGTTTGCCGGGGTCTACAGGATGGTCAAAAGCATCCAGAAATGA
- a CDS encoding VOC family protein has protein sequence MINAIQHIGFGVNDRDRSWSFYRKLGFDVPMSLNQSRASRMEPLVGGDYERKVVIAANLLGGATLEIFQYLSTEPKPYPVDWNWGNPGMSATALKVRDLNKALDLFGDMPESIVSRPTDWPANPSWKAALVKDPDNLLIYLVEIPGMPYSLKLNGNFIGGIVFSTVAVSDMERSLEFYRNVLDYKDIVYDWQGYDPMLSSIPGGNRRMRRVMLKDSRPSTSFYSFYLDRGMIELVEVEGDKGKHIYNARRWGDVGQMEICFDVHDIKATFDELKKRGAEPLLEPNTEDFDMGHGSTAFFAYFKDPDGTMIELAEATKLKITNSIGIDLKKRKPGKALPKWLMKMSRHKRYKD, from the coding sequence TTGATAAACGCAATTCAACATATAGGATTCGGGGTGAATGACAGGGACCGTTCATGGTCTTTCTATCGAAAGCTCGGGTTCGACGTTCCCATGAGTCTTAATCAAAGCAGGGCGTCCCGAATGGAACCCCTGGTGGGAGGAGACTATGAGCGCAAGGTAGTGATTGCCGCCAACCTTCTGGGCGGCGCAACCTTAGAGATTTTTCAGTACCTTTCTACAGAGCCAAAGCCCTACCCAGTTGACTGGAACTGGGGAAACCCCGGAATGTCCGCCACGGCATTAAAAGTCCGTGACTTGAACAAAGCCCTTGATTTGTTCGGCGATATGCCGGAGTCGATTGTTTCACGACCGACGGATTGGCCGGCAAACCCTTCATGGAAAGCCGCACTCGTCAAGGATCCCGATAACCTTCTTATCTATTTAGTTGAGATACCGGGAATGCCTTATTCGCTTAAGCTCAACGGCAACTTCATCGGCGGTATTGTTTTTTCCACGGTGGCGGTAAGCGATATGGAGCGCTCTCTCGAGTTCTACCGCAACGTCCTCGATTATAAGGACATCGTATACGACTGGCAGGGCTACGACCCCATGCTATCCTCCATCCCTGGAGGAAACCGCAGGATGCGCAGGGTCATGCTTAAGGATTCCAGGCCTTCGACATCATTCTACAGCTTCTACCTCGACAGAGGTATGATTGAACTTGTGGAAGTCGAGGGCGACAAGGGCAAGCATATCTACAACGCAAGACGCTGGGGCGATGTGGGACAGATGGAGATATGCTTCGACGTACACGATATAAAAGCCACGTTCGATGAGTTGAAAAAGCGCGGCGCCGAACCCCTGCTCGAGCCTAACACAGAGGATTTCGATATGGGTCACGGATCGACCGCTTTCTTTGCCTACTTCAAGGATCCTGACGGCACCATGATTGAACTCGCTGAGGCGACAAAACTCAAAATAACGAACTCTATAGGAATAGATTTGAAAAAGCGCAAGCCGGGGAAAGCCTTGCCCAAATGGCTTATGAAGATGTCGCGCCATAAGAGATACAAGGATTGA
- a CDS encoding PTS transporter subunit EIIA, with translation MKLIHLIRPERVFCGLKATNLSEAIRLLVPRVLADRSEQSQKAIIDEVLEREKLVSTIAGRGIALPHARSNEISELVVGIGIFPDGLGDHTPDGEPLRIIFLLLEQKKVSKLYLKTLGVLARLALSEEIHVELASASSPSEVLNAIKKTNLLVTERLYAGDIARRVETLREDMNLKEAADLFFRNETLTLPVLDAENEVVGILRCYDLLQAAMPEYARMIGDLRFISEFEPFDRFLQEEDKMPVSSVMVRDFAAADDSASIIEITSVLLHRSENALVVTKEGKYFGVVSLRDIITKVMRT, from the coding sequence ATGAAACTTATACATCTAATAAGACCCGAGCGAGTCTTCTGCGGGCTTAAAGCGACAAACCTCTCCGAAGCCATAAGGCTTTTGGTTCCTCGTGTGCTGGCCGATAGATCCGAACAGAGCCAGAAAGCCATAATCGACGAGGTTCTTGAGCGCGAGAAGCTCGTTTCAACCATTGCAGGGAGAGGGATTGCACTGCCGCATGCCCGCTCGAACGAAATCTCCGAACTTGTAGTCGGCATAGGCATCTTTCCGGACGGTCTTGGCGATCACACACCGGACGGTGAACCTTTAAGGATTATCTTCCTGCTTCTTGAACAGAAGAAGGTATCCAAACTGTATCTAAAGACCCTCGGAGTTCTAGCGCGGCTCGCTTTAAGCGAGGAAATCCACGTTGAGCTTGCTTCGGCCTCGAGTCCCTCCGAGGTGCTGAACGCTATTAAAAAAACCAACCTTCTGGTTACTGAACGTCTTTACGCGGGTGACATCGCTCGCAGGGTTGAGACTCTGCGGGAGGATATGAATCTCAAGGAAGCTGCAGATCTCTTCTTCCGCAACGAAACCCTGACTTTGCCCGTGCTTGATGCCGAAAACGAAGTGGTCGGAATCCTGCGATGCTACGATCTTCTTCAGGCAGCAATGCCCGAATACGCCCGCATGATAGGCGACCTTCGGTTCATCTCTGAGTTCGAACCCTTCGACAGGTTTCTTCAGGAGGAGGACAAGATGCCTGTTTCCTCGGTCATGGTTCGGGATTTTGCCGCCGCAGACGACAGCGCATCGATAATAGAAATAACGAGCGTTCTCCTTCACCGCTCGGAGAACGCGCTCGTCGTGACTAAAGAGGGAAAGTATTTCGGCGTGGTTTCGCTGAGAGACATCATAACAAAGGTGATGCGTACCTGA
- a CDS encoding DUF4097 domain-containing protein produces MKKLLVLTVFSGVFFLSCLPNYAFKEYEKDTESYKASNYSQLQIETENGEIESTVVQGDTVIKVTLERWATGITSVDAKNHLPDVVVHVTEDTTAKILRIYVDIPQITGRSYGCNATISLPESLYVDYETSNGKITVEGNQNGLLLSTSNGEINTNNTSGKADLSTSNGPITIDNHKGDAKGVTSNGEIYARVTMPKTDGSCNLKTSNGKLTLFIPDSVGAAIRMQTSNGDLSVDSDLHVQVTKMEDNLFEGTMGDGSGNIELESSNGNVSLKKL; encoded by the coding sequence TTGAAGAAATTATTGGTTCTGACCGTCTTTTCAGGCGTTTTTTTCCTTTCATGCCTGCCGAACTACGCTTTTAAGGAATACGAAAAGGATACCGAGTCTTATAAGGCATCAAACTACAGCCAGCTTCAGATAGAAACGGAAAACGGAGAGATAGAGTCAACGGTTGTCCAGGGCGATACAGTCATAAAAGTAACCCTTGAGCGCTGGGCTACGGGCATTACGTCCGTCGATGCAAAAAACCATCTTCCGGATGTTGTGGTGCATGTAACGGAAGATACCACTGCAAAGATTCTAAGGATTTATGTTGATATCCCCCAGATTACCGGCCGGAGCTACGGCTGCAATGCTACCATCAGTCTTCCCGAATCCCTCTATGTCGATTACGAAACCTCCAACGGCAAGATAACGGTCGAAGGCAACCAGAATGGTCTGCTTCTGAGCACATCGAACGGCGAGATAAACACGAACAATACGTCAGGAAAAGCTGATCTTAGCACTTCTAACGGGCCAATAACAATAGATAATCATAAGGGAGACGCAAAGGGTGTGACTTCCAACGGCGAGATCTACGCCAGGGTCACGATGCCGAAGACGGACGGGTCCTGCAACCTCAAAACATCCAACGGCAAGCTTACCCTTTTTATTCCCGATTCTGTAGGCGCCGCTATTCGAATGCAGACGTCGAACGGCGATTTGAGCGTCGATTCCGACCTTCACGTTCAGGTCACGAAGATGGAGGACAATCTCTTTGAAGGAACAATGGGCGACGGCTCAGGAAACATCGAGCTCGAAAGCTCGAACGGGAACGTAAGCTTAAAGAAGCTTTAA
- a CDS encoding putative sulfate exporter family transporter, whose amino-acid sequence MGEKKKSVWGFISGLLLLIVIGLVSLYLSELFKKVVHVEWIKAILGANVIIAIVIGMLINNLLIERIKGLADFLAPGLEAYEFLLKLGIVFLGARILISDLLKLGGLGLGMVVVEILFSIFFVTLIARLFKLDERIGSLLSVGVGICGVSAIIGTTGAINAKREEANYAIAVILIFGAAAMIVYPLIGALLHMNQSLFGVWAGLAVDNTAEAIATGQLYDQVKSASGALEAATITKMCRNALMGFVILGFAIYYASKGMAKQIDHKGKFLWQKFPKFVLGFVLFAVLASVGVFGGQKSAMLASIKSLEGWAFLFTFAGVGLRTRFSDMAKTGWKPFVVGIAAETSVALVTLVMVLLLGGLLALKT is encoded by the coding sequence ATGGGCGAAAAAAAGAAAAGCGTATGGGGTTTCATATCCGGTTTGTTGCTTTTAATTGTAATCGGTCTTGTTTCGCTTTACCTCTCCGAGCTTTTCAAGAAAGTCGTACACGTAGAATGGATTAAGGCTATTCTCGGAGCGAACGTAATCATTGCAATTGTTATCGGTATGCTTATCAACAACCTGCTGATAGAACGAATCAAGGGCCTGGCGGATTTCCTTGCTCCCGGTCTTGAGGCCTACGAGTTTCTTTTGAAGCTTGGCATAGTTTTCCTTGGCGCGAGGATACTCATATCGGACTTGCTAAAACTGGGCGGACTCGGTCTCGGTATGGTCGTTGTAGAGATACTCTTCTCAATCTTCTTTGTTACCCTTATAGCGAGGCTGTTCAAGCTTGACGAAAGGATAGGTTCTCTTCTGTCCGTCGGGGTCGGCATCTGCGGCGTATCTGCGATAATCGGGACCACAGGCGCAATAAATGCGAAGAGGGAAGAGGCAAACTATGCGATTGCCGTAATTCTCATCTTCGGCGCCGCCGCAATGATAGTCTATCCTCTCATCGGCGCACTCCTGCACATGAATCAAAGCCTGTTCGGGGTCTGGGCAGGTCTTGCCGTCGACAACACCGCAGAGGCGATAGCGACCGGGCAGCTTTATGATCAGGTAAAAAGCGCGTCAGGCGCGCTAGAGGCGGCAACCATAACAAAGATGTGCCGCAATGCGCTTATGGGTTTCGTTATCCTCGGATTCGCCATCTACTATGCGTCAAAGGGCATGGCCAAGCAGATAGACCACAAGGGCAAGTTCCTCTGGCAGAAGTTTCCCAAGTTCGTTCTCGGTTTCGTGTTGTTCGCCGTGCTCGCTTCGGTCGGGGTGTTCGGAGGACAGAAGTCTGCAATGCTTGCATCCATAAAATCGCTGGAGGGCTGGGCTTTTCTGTTCACGTTCGCCGGCGTAGGCCTTAGAACGAGATTCTCGGATATGGCTAAAACGGGCTGGAAGCCTTTTGTTGTCGGGATAGCCGCCGAAACGAGCGTCGCTCTCGTTACGCTGGTTATGGTTCTCCTTCTCGGGGGGCTTCTTGCTCTTAAAACATAA
- a CDS encoding cysteate synthase: MNADFKPTSYRLECLECGKVFEKDNHLLSCDEGHSPSLLRADYRNVRLSIKGSSNGMFIFKDWLPLRRYIKTDSIPVVFKSEALALEVGLENLWIVFSGYWPERGANMKTCTFKELEAPPVCSRLEESSQTLVVASAGNTARAFAELCSVNEIPLLLVVHEAGLDCIWSTRAFSSSVRLVAVTGGADYLDAIQVADMISKLPGYIPEGGAKNVARRDGMGTALLAAALEIGRIPDHYFQAVGSGTGGIAAWEASERLVRDGRYGSAKMKLHLAQNYPFTPMTESWKKGSRILPEIEESALKEKVSQISAHVLSNRKPPYGIRGGVFDALTATNGLMYSVTNEEASASGGRFEELEGIDLDPAAAVALGALKQAFESGSIDKKEVVLLNITGGGKKRLYEDYKIHKLEPHITLRLDEITQETIERLF, translated from the coding sequence ATGAACGCGGATTTCAAGCCTACATCGTATAGACTCGAATGCCTCGAGTGCGGCAAGGTATTCGAGAAGGACAATCACCTTCTTTCCTGCGATGAGGGGCATTCGCCGTCCCTGCTCAGGGCTGATTACCGTAATGTCCGGCTGTCAATAAAAGGAAGTTCGAACGGAATGTTCATATTCAAGGACTGGCTGCCACTCAGACGCTACATTAAAACGGATTCCATCCCCGTTGTTTTCAAGAGCGAAGCGTTAGCGCTTGAAGTCGGACTCGAGAATCTCTGGATAGTTTTCTCCGGCTACTGGCCCGAACGCGGTGCAAACATGAAGACCTGCACTTTCAAGGAGCTTGAAGCCCCGCCTGTTTGTTCGCGGCTTGAGGAATCATCTCAGACCCTGGTTGTCGCATCGGCAGGTAATACCGCAAGGGCGTTCGCCGAGCTGTGCTCCGTGAACGAAATCCCTCTCTTACTCGTTGTTCACGAAGCCGGACTCGACTGCATCTGGTCCACCAGGGCTTTTTCGAGTTCCGTAAGACTAGTTGCTGTGACGGGCGGTGCCGACTATCTCGACGCGATTCAAGTTGCAGATATGATATCCAAACTTCCGGGGTATATACCCGAAGGAGGGGCGAAGAACGTCGCGCGCAGGGATGGAATGGGAACCGCACTTCTTGCTGCGGCTCTCGAAATAGGCAGGATTCCCGACCACTATTTCCAGGCAGTCGGCTCGGGAACCGGCGGAATAGCGGCCTGGGAAGCTTCGGAAAGACTCGTACGCGACGGTCGATACGGCAGTGCGAAAATGAAGCTTCATCTTGCTCAGAATTACCCCTTTACGCCGATGACGGAATCATGGAAAAAAGGCTCAAGAATACTTCCCGAGATTGAAGAATCAGCTCTCAAAGAGAAGGTCTCGCAGATATCCGCACACGTTCTCTCCAACCGCAAGCCGCCATACGGAATCCGCGGAGGCGTATTCGACGCCCTTACGGCAACAAACGGTCTTATGTATTCCGTAACGAACGAGGAAGCATCTGCTTCAGGCGGCCGCTTCGAAGAGCTGGAGGGCATAGACCTGGACCCTGCCGCAGCCGTAGCTCTAGGTGCTTTAAAACAAGCGTTCGAATCCGGCTCCATCGACAAGAAAGAGGTAGTGCTTCTCAACATCACGGGTGGCGGCAAGAAGAGGCTTTATGAAGACTATAAAATACACAAGCTCGAGCCTCACATTACCCTGAGACTCGATGAGATCACGCAAGAAACAATTGAAAGACTTTTCTGA
- a CDS encoding PorV/PorQ family protein has translation MKRILVILAIASAAFAQFGGNTGTTAHPLLKIGFGPRAAAMGNAYMGIATDITALWWNPAGLNQLNTYEAMLSHHEWLKGIRDEYAAIIWPQSPKNTIGFALNFSSASGIEHWDENNLPVSGDSLIAAYEALFMASYTRQIGSNIGLSASLKGLYENLYDASGFGGAVDLSFHWKPSPIFGLGVSLQNLGPGMFYGGESYMLPMQAQVGAALTFDDLLYGANFLADVRVPMDNNISVHVGAEVWPLEILAARIGFQSGPQTIGELNILAGLTAGVGLVLSNYRIDYALAPYGQLGLTHRLAFIAAFGERPRYGDVIVRVIDAETKAPIVAHLNIEGLVKLDKDTDEKGVWERKGLNPGKITAKASKDDYYPSTGETQVKAGQKAELVVALSKIPPGGIAGKVFDVKTNDPLTGTITYKGPNDIKGEVKTDDQGNYTLPALYRGDYELHVQPDHSKYFPQDASVTVEPDKKAQKDFALLREKELIVFHNINFETGEARVLPDFYTVLDQIGQILADNPTIQVELGGHTDSRPIKTPDFKDNLALSQGRVDAVRQYLIDKFNIEPARLVAKGYGDSQPVASNETEEGMAKNRRVEFKVLTGIEYYHEIKNIEER, from the coding sequence ATGAAAAGAATACTCGTTATTCTTGCGATCGCTTCCGCAGCCTTCGCTCAATTCGGTGGCAACACAGGAACCACCGCTCATCCGCTTTTGAAGATTGGTTTCGGTCCGCGCGCCGCAGCAATGGGCAATGCCTACATGGGCATCGCGACCGACATCACCGCCCTCTGGTGGAATCCTGCAGGTCTTAATCAGCTAAACACTTACGAAGCCATGCTCTCCCACCACGAGTGGCTCAAGGGAATCCGCGACGAGTATGCGGCAATCATCTGGCCGCAGTCGCCTAAAAACACCATAGGGTTTGCCCTTAACTTCTCGAGCGCTTCAGGCATCGAGCACTGGGATGAGAACAACCTTCCTGTTTCTGGCGATTCTCTGATAGCGGCCTACGAGGCTTTATTCATGGCCTCCTACACGAGGCAGATTGGAAGCAACATCGGCCTTAGCGCAAGCCTGAAGGGACTTTACGAGAACCTTTACGACGCATCAGGTTTCGGCGGAGCCGTAGATCTCTCCTTCCATTGGAAGCCTTCACCCATATTCGGTTTGGGCGTCAGCCTTCAGAATCTTGGACCAGGCATGTTCTACGGCGGAGAAAGCTATATGCTTCCGATGCAGGCGCAGGTAGGAGCGGCTCTTACGTTTGACGATCTGCTTTACGGAGCCAACTTTCTGGCGGATGTCAGGGTCCCCATGGACAACAATATCAGCGTTCATGTTGGAGCGGAGGTCTGGCCGCTTGAGATTCTTGCCGCCCGCATAGGTTTTCAGTCCGGTCCCCAGACCATAGGCGAGTTGAATATACTTGCAGGTCTTACCGCAGGTGTAGGGCTTGTATTAAGCAACTACAGAATCGATTACGCGCTAGCTCCATACGGCCAGCTCGGCCTCACTCACAGACTCGCATTCATAGCCGCCTTCGGCGAACGTCCAAGGTACGGCGACGTTATCGTACGCGTAATAGACGCCGAGACGAAAGCGCCCATAGTAGCCCACTTGAATATCGAAGGCCTTGTTAAACTGGATAAGGATACGGACGAAAAAGGCGTCTGGGAACGCAAGGGACTTAACCCCGGAAAGATAACGGCTAAGGCGAGCAAGGACGACTACTATCCCTCCACAGGAGAGACACAGGTTAAGGCAGGTCAGAAGGCGGAACTTGTTGTTGCCTTATCCAAGATTCCGCCCGGAGGCATAGCAGGAAAAGTGTTCGATGTAAAGACCAACGATCCGCTCACCGGAACCATAACCTATAAGGGTCCGAACGACATCAAGGGCGAAGTCAAAACCGATGATCAGGGAAACTATACCTTGCCTGCGCTTTACCGCGGAGACTATGAGCTTCATGTTCAGCCTGATCATTCGAAATACTTCCCTCAGGATGCATCGGTAACCGTGGAACCGGACAAAAAAGCGCAGAAGGACTTTGCCCTGCTTCGTGAAAAGGAACTCATCGTCTTCCACAACATTAACTTTGAGACTGGTGAAGCGCGTGTACTACCCGATTTCTATACCGTGCTCGATCAGATAGGCCAGATACTAGCCGACAACCCTACTATTCAGGTTGAGTTGGGCGGTCATACCGATTCGAGACCCATAAAGACCCCTGATTTCAAAGATAACCTGGCTCTATCCCAGGGACGTGTTGACGCAGTGAGACAATATCTGATCGATAAGTTCAACATAGAACCCGCAAGACTCGTGGCAAAAGGATACGGCGATTCGCAGCCTGTTGCGTCGAATGAAACCGAAGAAGGCATGGCAAAGAACCGCCGTGTTGAGTTCAAGGTTCTGACAGGAATCGAGTACTACCACGAGATCAAAAACATCGAGGAGCGATAG
- a CDS encoding pyridoxal phosphate-dependent aminotransferase family protein, with protein sequence MKDLFSKCGEEGGYFSYFRLKRDRYFALPVLDGMPGPRMTFSGKPVIQWAINNYLGLVQRPELIETAKEAAAKWGVGAPMGARFMTGNTERHIALEERLARYSGKPSAILFNYGYLGVLGTVTSMIGKDDVIVIDKLAHASMMDAAFSTRQFIPFQHNSMESLERALKRATRNREGGVLVMTEGVYGMTGDLADLPGVVKLKNKYGARLYVDDAHGFGVMGKQGRGTGSHFGVQDDIDIYFGTFAKSFAAIGGFSSSTDEVIEYIRYNARTQIFAKSLPMVVVEVLIKTLDIIESEPGLFDKLWENTRKLQSGLKELGYNLGNTQSPVTPVYVPANDVETGMRFIHKMRDEKGVFISGVMYPVVPKGVVLCRMIPTAAHTDEDIALTIKAFREVRDEMKLEL encoded by the coding sequence ATGAAAGATTTGTTCTCCAAATGCGGTGAGGAAGGCGGTTATTTTTCGTATTTCAGGCTAAAGCGAGACCGCTACTTCGCCCTACCGGTGCTTGACGGGATGCCCGGACCGAGAATGACGTTCAGCGGCAAGCCAGTTATTCAGTGGGCGATAAACAACTACCTTGGTCTTGTCCAGAGGCCAGAACTAATCGAGACGGCTAAAGAAGCCGCAGCGAAATGGGGGGTAGGCGCGCCCATGGGTGCAAGATTCATGACCGGAAACACCGAACGCCACATAGCGCTCGAGGAGCGTCTTGCCCGATATTCCGGAAAGCCGAGTGCGATTCTTTTCAACTACGGTTACCTCGGCGTTCTCGGGACGGTTACATCGATGATAGGTAAGGATGATGTAATAGTAATAGACAAGCTCGCACATGCTTCAATGATGGATGCGGCATTTTCAACGCGTCAGTTTATCCCGTTTCAGCATAACAGCATGGAGAGTCTTGAGCGGGCATTGAAAAGGGCCACCCGGAACAGGGAGGGAGGGGTCCTTGTAATGACCGAGGGAGTGTACGGAATGACGGGCGATCTTGCCGACCTTCCCGGCGTTGTGAAGCTCAAGAATAAGTACGGGGCAAGGCTCTACGTGGATGACGCTCACGGCTTCGGCGTAATGGGCAAGCAAGGCAGGGGAACGGGCTCTCACTTCGGCGTACAGGACGATATCGACATATACTTCGGAACGTTCGCAAAGTCGTTTGCAGCCATAGGCGGGTTCAGTTCGTCAACCGATGAGGTAATTGAATATATCCGCTACAACGCCCGGACCCAGATTTTCGCGAAGTCGCTTCCCATGGTCGTTGTTGAAGTGCTTATCAAAACATTGGATATAATCGAATCCGAACCAGGTTTGTTCGACAAGCTCTGGGAAAATACACGCAAGCTTCAGTCCGGTCTCAAGGAGCTTGGCTACAACCTCGGCAACACGCAGTCTCCCGTAACGCCTGTATACGTACCCGCAAACGATGTGGAGACCGGTATGCGCTTCATACACAAGATGCGCGACGAAAAGGGCGTTTTCATCTCAGGTGTAATGTACCCTGTCGTACCCAAGGGTGTAGTTCTTTGCAGGATGATTCCGACAGCCGCACATACCGACGAGGACATAGCACTGACAATAAAGGCTTTTCGCGAGGTACGTGATGAGATGAAGCTGGAACTATAG
- a CDS encoding ArsB/NhaD family transporter translates to MTTQAWVAIAIFVASYIAIATEKIDRTVVALVGAALMLIVGSIDQADAFLHIDLNVIFLLAGMMIIVNIIKRSGLFEWLAISSAKLSKGRPLLLLIVLSLLTAVISAFLDNVTTVLLIAPITLLIAGTLRVDPLPFLISEALASNIGGTATLIGDPPNIIIGSAAKLGFNDFIIHLTPIVMLVLVVFLLSSTFLFGKELRSRTPNVAALNDLNARKAIRDKYLVWKSLAILGIVIVMFVLHEALHLMPATIALGGAGLLLLASQLPPREKKTDPIETILAEIDWHTLFFFIGMFIMISGLESTGVIKELLRIIIAANMGKVFLLSMIILWGSALLTFVTSSVPFVIAMLPVIRGLASQGVQPIEPLWWALALGACLGGNGTLIGAAANMVIAGISNKSGHKISFWAFAKKGMPTTIISLILSSIYIWLRYFVLAR, encoded by the coding sequence ATGACCACGCAAGCCTGGGTTGCCATTGCTATATTCGTAGCGTCCTATATAGCTATAGCCACGGAAAAAATCGACCGCACCGTCGTAGCACTTGTGGGCGCAGCCTTAATGCTGATAGTGGGGTCCATCGATCAAGCCGACGCCTTCCTTCACATAGACTTGAACGTCATCTTCCTCCTCGCAGGCATGATGATCATCGTAAACATCATAAAGCGTTCGGGCCTTTTTGAGTGGCTCGCCATTTCCTCAGCAAAGCTTTCCAAGGGACGGCCGTTGCTTTTATTGATTGTTCTTTCTCTTCTCACCGCGGTCATATCGGCATTTCTGGACAACGTTACGACTGTACTTTTAATTGCGCCCATTACGCTTCTTATTGCCGGGACATTGCGCGTCGACCCCCTTCCCTTTTTGATCTCCGAGGCGCTTGCCTCAAACATCGGAGGAACGGCGACGCTGATAGGCGATCCGCCCAACATCATTATCGGAAGCGCCGCTAAACTCGGCTTCAACGACTTCATAATCCATCTTACGCCAATCGTGATGCTCGTGCTTGTGGTGTTTTTGTTGAGTTCCACTTTTCTCTTCGGAAAAGAGCTTCGTTCACGCACCCCGAACGTAGCCGCCCTTAACGATCTCAATGCCCGTAAAGCGATACGCGATAAGTACCTTGTATGGAAGTCCTTGGCAATATTGGGGATAGTAATCGTCATGTTCGTTCTTCACGAGGCGCTACATTTGATGCCTGCGACGATAGCTTTGGGAGGCGCCGGGCTTCTTCTCCTTGCATCGCAGCTGCCGCCGAGAGAAAAGAAAACAGACCCTATTGAAACCATACTGGCAGAGATCGACTGGCACACGCTTTTCTTCTTTATCGGCATGTTCATAATGATTTCGGGGCTGGAATCGACGGGAGTAATCAAAGAGCTTCTGAGAATAATCATTGCGGCAAACATGGGCAAGGTTTTTCTCCTTTCCATGATAATCCTGTGGGGCTCGGCTCTTTTAACGTTCGTTACATCCTCGGTGCCTTTCGTTATTGCCATGCTTCCCGTCATAAGGGGGCTTGCATCGCAGGGGGTGCAGCCCATAGAACCCCTATGGTGGGCGCTTGCGCTAGGCGCTTGCCTCGGAGGCAACGGAACCCTTATCGGCGCTGCCGCAAACATGGTTATCGCGGGCATATCGAACAAATCGGGGCATAAAATCAGCTTCTGGGCGTTCGCTAAAAAGGGAATGCCTACAACTATCATTTCCCTCATCCTTTCAAGCATATACATATGGCTCAGATATTTTGTCTTAGCGCGGTAA